A region of Trachemys scripta elegans isolate TJP31775 chromosome 24, CAS_Tse_1.0, whole genome shotgun sequence DNA encodes the following proteins:
- the LOC117869893 gene encoding interferon-inducible GTPase 5-like, with translation MLRFRKELKDTKGIEQTRLSKQKERGKKFYFARSKVDTDLEASKKRRPKAYDEQRILREIREDCVRCLQAEGVSFPKIFLLCIFDLDKYDFQQLQETLEHELPSHKSHTLLLAMPNISLNILLKKKAAFRGQIWKLAALSAGVAAVPVPGLSVACDVTILVKALRDYCKSFGLDDESLTKLAQKFDKPVEELKAVIKSPLAKEISANLVYKLLTNAVGGALMCVEYLVSNIPVIGSLAAGGISYGTTYYMLNSFLNEVAEDAQRVLLKALKETEI, from the exons ATGCTAAGGTTCAGGAAGGAGTTGAAAGACACAAAGGGTATTGAACAAACCAGACTGTCTAAACAGAAG GAGAGGGGCAAGAAGTTTTATTTTGCACGCTCCAAAGTGGACACAGATCTAGAGGCTTCCAAGAAGCGCCGGCCCAAAGCTTACGATGAGCAGCGCATCTTGCGGGAGATCAGAGAGGACTGCGTGAGGTGTCTGCAGGCAGAGGGCGTCAGCTTCCCCAAGATTTTCCTCCTGTGTATCTTTGACCTGGACAAGTATGACTTTCAGCAGCTGCAAGAAACCCTGGAACATGAGCTCCCCAGTCACAAGAGTCACACTCTGCTCCTGGCCATGCCCAACATTTCTCTAAATAtcctgctgaagaagaaagccGCCTTCCGAGGGCAGATATGGAAACTAGCTGCACTGTCAGCTGGCGTTGCTGCGGTCCCTGTCCCAGGCCtctctgtggcctgtgatgtgacCATTTTGGTGAAGGCCTTGAGAGATTATTGCAAGAGCTTCGGCCTGGATGACGAATCCCTCACTAAGCTTGCCCAGAAGTTTGACAAACCCGTGGAGGAGCTGAAGGCTGTTATAAAGTCCCCACTGGCCAAGGAAATCTCAGCTAATTTGGTATACAAACTGCTGACCAATGCTGTAGGTGGCGCCCTGATGTGTGTGGAGTATTTAGTGAGCAACATACCAGTGATTGGCTCCCTTGCAGCCGGAGGGATCTCTTACGGGACCACATATTACATGCTGAACAGCTTTTTGAATGAAGTGGCGGAAGATGCTCAAAGAGTTCTGCTTAAGGCTTTAAAGGAGACAGAAATTTAG